One Rhinolophus sinicus isolate RSC01 linkage group LG06, ASM3656204v1, whole genome shotgun sequence DNA window includes the following coding sequences:
- the ECI2 gene encoding enoyl-CoA delta isomerase 2 isoform X1, translated as MIEISRRLARRWWLSAVKNPLQVISFPALQLHVSGTAMRASQEDFENAMNQVKLLKKDPGNEVKLKLYALYKQATEGPCSIPKPGVFDLVNKAKWDAWNVLGNLPKETARQNYVDLVSSLTSSSKSSSQAKPGADRERQGYENLVVTSEDGITKIMLNRPIKKNAISTQMYYEIMLALKTASKDDSTITVLTGNGDYYCSGNDLTNFTDIPAGGVEEKAKNSAIMLRDFVGCFIDFPKPLIAVVNGPAVGIAVTTLGLFDVVYASDKATFDTPFGHLGLSPEGCSSYTFPKIMGPAKAAEMLIFGKKLTAREACAQGLVTEVFPDSIFQKEVWTRLKAYSKLPPNAMKVSKQVIRNTEKEKLHAVNAEECRVLQERWVSDECINAAMNFLSRRAKL; from the exons TCCTCTGCAGGTCATTAGTTTCCCAGCACTTCAGCTGCACGTGAGTGGAACAGCAATGCGAGCCAGTCAGGAAGACTTTGAAAATGCAATGAATCAGGTGAAGCTGTTGAAGAAGGATCCAGGGAATGAAGTGAAGCTGAAACTCTATGCGCTATACAAGCAG GCCACTGAAGGACCTTGTAGTATTCCCAAACCAGGTGTGTTTGACTTGGTCAATAAGGCCAAATGGGATGCATGGAATGTTCTTGGCAATCTGCCCAAG GAAACTGCCCGGCAAAACTATGTGGACTTGGTGTCCAGTTTGACTTCTTCATCCAAGTCCTCTAGCCAAGCGAAGCCTGGAGCAGACAGGGAACGACAGGGATATGAAAACCTGGTGGTGACCTCTGAAGACGGCATCACAAAGATCATGCTGAACCGGCCCATCAAAAAGAATGCAATCAGCACTCAG ATGTATTATGAGATCATGCTTGCACTTAAAACCGCAAGCAAGGATGACTCAACCATAACTGTTTTAACAG GAAATGGTGACTATTACTGTAGTGGGAATGATCTGACTAACTTCACTGACATTCCTGCTGGTGGAGTAGAAGAGAAAGCTAAAAATAGTGCTATTATGCTGAG GGATTTTGTAGGTTGTTTTATAGATTTCCCTAAGCCTCTGATCGCAGTGGTAAATGGTCCAGCTGTGGGAATCGCAGTCACCACTCTTGGGCTATTTGATGTTGTGTATGCGTCCGACAAG GCAACATTTGATACTCCTTTTGGTCACCTAGGCCTAAGTCCAGAAGGCTGTTCCTCTTACACTTTTCCGAAGATAATGGGCCCAGCCAAG GCAGCAGAGATGCTTATTTTTGGAAAGAAGTTAACAGCAAGAGAAGCGTGCGCTCAAGGACTAGTTACTGAAGTTTTTCCTGATAGTATTTTTCAGAAAGAAGTTTGGACCAGACTGAAAGCATATTCAAAGCTCCCCCCAAAT GCCATGAAAGTTTCAAAACAGGTCatcagaaatacagagaaagaaaagctccATGCTGTTAATGCTGAAGAATGCCGTGTCCTCCAGGAAAGATGGGTGTCAGACGAATGCATAAATGCAGCCATGAACTTCTTATCCAGGAGAGCAAAACTGTGA
- the ECI2 gene encoding enoyl-CoA delta isomerase 2 isoform X2 has product MRASQEDFENAMNQVKLLKKDPGNEVKLKLYALYKQATEGPCSIPKPGVFDLVNKAKWDAWNVLGNLPKETARQNYVDLVSSLTSSSKSSSQAKPGADRERQGYENLVVTSEDGITKIMLNRPIKKNAISTQMYYEIMLALKTASKDDSTITVLTGNGDYYCSGNDLTNFTDIPAGGVEEKAKNSAIMLRDFVGCFIDFPKPLIAVVNGPAVGIAVTTLGLFDVVYASDKATFDTPFGHLGLSPEGCSSYTFPKIMGPAKAAEMLIFGKKLTAREACAQGLVTEVFPDSIFQKEVWTRLKAYSKLPPNAMKVSKQVIRNTEKEKLHAVNAEECRVLQERWVSDECINAAMNFLSRRAKL; this is encoded by the exons ATGCGAGCCAGTCAGGAAGACTTTGAAAATGCAATGAATCAGGTGAAGCTGTTGAAGAAGGATCCAGGGAATGAAGTGAAGCTGAAACTCTATGCGCTATACAAGCAG GCCACTGAAGGACCTTGTAGTATTCCCAAACCAGGTGTGTTTGACTTGGTCAATAAGGCCAAATGGGATGCATGGAATGTTCTTGGCAATCTGCCCAAG GAAACTGCCCGGCAAAACTATGTGGACTTGGTGTCCAGTTTGACTTCTTCATCCAAGTCCTCTAGCCAAGCGAAGCCTGGAGCAGACAGGGAACGACAGGGATATGAAAACCTGGTGGTGACCTCTGAAGACGGCATCACAAAGATCATGCTGAACCGGCCCATCAAAAAGAATGCAATCAGCACTCAG ATGTATTATGAGATCATGCTTGCACTTAAAACCGCAAGCAAGGATGACTCAACCATAACTGTTTTAACAG GAAATGGTGACTATTACTGTAGTGGGAATGATCTGACTAACTTCACTGACATTCCTGCTGGTGGAGTAGAAGAGAAAGCTAAAAATAGTGCTATTATGCTGAG GGATTTTGTAGGTTGTTTTATAGATTTCCCTAAGCCTCTGATCGCAGTGGTAAATGGTCCAGCTGTGGGAATCGCAGTCACCACTCTTGGGCTATTTGATGTTGTGTATGCGTCCGACAAG GCAACATTTGATACTCCTTTTGGTCACCTAGGCCTAAGTCCAGAAGGCTGTTCCTCTTACACTTTTCCGAAGATAATGGGCCCAGCCAAG GCAGCAGAGATGCTTATTTTTGGAAAGAAGTTAACAGCAAGAGAAGCGTGCGCTCAAGGACTAGTTACTGAAGTTTTTCCTGATAGTATTTTTCAGAAAGAAGTTTGGACCAGACTGAAAGCATATTCAAAGCTCCCCCCAAAT GCCATGAAAGTTTCAAAACAGGTCatcagaaatacagagaaagaaaagctccATGCTGTTAATGCTGAAGAATGCCGTGTCCTCCAGGAAAGATGGGTGTCAGACGAATGCATAAATGCAGCCATGAACTTCTTATCCAGGAGAGCAAAACTGTGA